The Lutibacter profundi region TTAGGTGAAGAAATTGTAGAAAAAAGAGGACTGGGTGTGCAAGTGACTTATAAAGATACACAAGGAAAAACAATTGATATTTCAAAATTAATTCAAGGAACTGAGTTTGAAGCACAGGTAACGGTAAGTAATTTAAAACCAGAAGATGTTCAAAATATTGCTTTAACAGAAATATTTCCATCTGGTTGGGAAATTGTAAATACACGTTTTACCAATTTTGGAAATACCGCTACTGGAAACACAAATTTTACAGATATTAGAGATGATAAAGTAAATTTTTATTTCAACCTAAAAAAGAAGGAAACAAAAACATTTAGTGTATTGTTAAATGCTTCATACTTAGGTAAATACTATTTGTATGGTTTACAGGCAGAAGCTATGTATGATAATGATTATTTTACACGAACAAAAGGGAAGTGGATTGAAGTTGTAAAGTGATAATTTCATTAACCTAAATTTATTTCAGGTTCTCATAATAAGTTATAATCAGTTGTTTAAAAATGTTGAACTATTGCTCAACAAGATTAGTATGATATTTTAATGATAAACTTCTAAGATTTATAGAATGGCTGAATTAGAACAATGAATTTTAAAAAAATACACAAATACAAATTAGCAATAGCTGCTATTTTAATAATAACTTATTATTTTTCGTTGCCAAAACAGTTATTTAACAGTCCAACTTCAACGGTAATAGAAAGTGAGGAAGGAGAATTATTAGGCGCTAGAATTGCAGATGATGGGCAATGGAGATTTCCTCAAAACGATAGTATTCCTAAAAAATTTGCAACCTGTATTATACAATTTGAAGATGCTTATTTTTACAAACACCCAGGGTTTAACCCAATTTCAATTGTAAAAGCTTTTTATAAAAATTTTAAAACTAAACAAATAAAAAGAGGAGGAAGTACCATAACGCAGCAAGTTATTAGACTTTCGAGAAAAAATAAAAGAAGAACATATTTCGAAAAATTAAAAGAACTTATTTTAGCAACACGATTAGAATTTCGTTACTCCAAAGAAAAAATTTTAGCACTCTACACTTCAAATGCACCATTTGGAGGGAATGTTGTTGGATTAGATGTTGCTTCTTGGCGGTATTTTGGACGTTTACCTAATGAATTATCTTGGGCTGAAAGTGCAACGTTAGCGGTATTACCAAATGCGCCAAGCTTAATTTATCCAGGCAAAAACCAACAAAAATTAGTTCTAAAACGGAACTATTTACTAAAAAAACTCTTTTTAAATAAAAAAATAGATTCACTAACGTATACATTAGCTATTCAAGAAAAATTACCAAAAAAACCATTTTCAATTCCTCAAATTGCGCCTCATTTGCTTCAAAATATAGCTAAAGATCAAAAAGGAAAACGAATTAAAACTGCTGTAAAAATAAGGCTACAACAATATGTAAATTCAATTGTAAAAACACATTATAATGAGTTAAGCAAAAATAAAATAAACAATATTGCAGTATTAATTTTAGATGTAAAAACCAGAAAAGTATTAGCTTATGTGGGTAATTCTCCAACTACAAAAAAGCATCAAAAAGATGTTGATATAATCCATAAACCACGAAGTACAGGTAGTATTTTAAAACCATTTTTATATGCAGCAATGTTAGATTCTGGAGATATTTTACCAAATACATTAGTTGTAGATGTTCCTACACAAATAGGAAGTTATCATCCAGAAAATTTCAACAAAAAATATAACGGAGCCGTTTTTGCAAGTGTTGCATTATCAAAATCGTTAAACGTACCAGCAGTTAGAATGCTGCGAAGTTTTGGACTAGATAGGTTTAGACAATATTTAAAAGAATTAAAATTAAAAGATATTAAATATAACGCAAACCATTATGGATTATCTCTAATTTTAGGAGGAGCAGAAAGTAATTTATGGGATTTATGTAAAAGTTATGCCTCTATGGCATCAACAGTAAATCATTATGACGAAACACAAGGTAAATATTATAAAAATGAATTTATAGAACCATCCTATTTGGTAAATTTCAAACCAAATTTTGGTGAGATTTCAACAGAAAAAACAATTTTTGACGCAGGCTCTATATACTTAACTTTTGAAGCGTTAAATAAAGTAAATAGGCCAGAAGGTGAACAGAATTGGCGATTTTTTAATAACTCAAATAAAATAGCTTGGAAAACCGGAACGAGTTTTGGGTTTAGAGACGCTTGGGCAATAGGAACCACAAAAGATTATACTGTTGGTGTTTGGGTTGGAAATGCTGATGGAGAAGGAAGGCCGGGGTTAGTAGGTATTTCTACAGCAGCACCAATATTGTTTGATGTTTTTAACATACTACCTAATAGTAATTGGTTTGAACCTCCTTTTGATGAATTGGTTAAAATACCTATTTGTAGTAAAAGTGGTTATAGAGCTAGTGATATTTGTGAGGTTAAAGACAGTGTTTTTGTGCAACGTGCAGGTTTAAAAACGGCTCCTTGCCCCTACCATGTTTTAGTTCATTTAGATAAAAATAAAGAATTTCAGGTAAACACTTCATGTGAAAAACAGTCAAATATAGTTCATAAAAGTTGGTTTGTATTACCTCCTTTGCAAGAATTTTATTACCAAAAACACCATCCTTTTTATAAAAAAATACCCAATTTTAGAAAAGATTGTTTAATCGATAAC contains the following coding sequences:
- the pbpC gene encoding penicillin-binding protein 1C codes for the protein MNFKKIHKYKLAIAAILIITYYFSLPKQLFNSPTSTVIESEEGELLGARIADDGQWRFPQNDSIPKKFATCIIQFEDAYFYKHPGFNPISIVKAFYKNFKTKQIKRGGSTITQQVIRLSRKNKRRTYFEKLKELILATRLEFRYSKEKILALYTSNAPFGGNVVGLDVASWRYFGRLPNELSWAESATLAVLPNAPSLIYPGKNQQKLVLKRNYLLKKLFLNKKIDSLTYTLAIQEKLPKKPFSIPQIAPHLLQNIAKDQKGKRIKTAVKIRLQQYVNSIVKTHYNELSKNKINNIAVLILDVKTRKVLAYVGNSPTTKKHQKDVDIIHKPRSTGSILKPFLYAAMLDSGDILPNTLVVDVPTQIGSYHPENFNKKYNGAVFASVALSKSLNVPAVRMLRSFGLDRFRQYLKELKLKDIKYNANHYGLSLILGGAESNLWDLCKSYASMASTVNHYDETQGKYYKNEFIEPSYLVNFKPNFGEISTEKTIFDAGSIYLTFEALNKVNRPEGEQNWRFFNNSNKIAWKTGTSFGFRDAWAIGTTKDYTVGVWVGNADGEGRPGLVGISTAAPILFDVFNILPNSNWFEPPFDELVKIPICSKSGYRASDICEVKDSVFVQRAGLKTAPCPYHVLVHLDKNKEFQVNTSCEKQSNIVHKSWFVLPPLQEFYYQKHHPFYKKIPNFRKDCLIDNKNPMDFITPKDNEIIYFTKDFKGNKNSFILKLVHSNYSIKVFWYLNKQFIGITQNIHEIEIQPKTGEYLITTIDEQGNEINRKIKIKD